In Humulus lupulus chromosome 6, drHumLupu1.1, whole genome shotgun sequence, a single genomic region encodes these proteins:
- the LOC133786149 gene encoding subtilisin-like protease SBT5.3 — MILPKGVLQKINAICRAFLWKAKSKFLGPGLVGWETLCKSKKEGGLGFRNVLEWNKEAIGKYIWAVATKQDNLWIKWVHHVYLGTADWWSYEAPSASSWYWKQIVNVKNSFKQLVDTQEFQSEAYQIKKGYRFLCPIQSKVIWHHLVWDNTAPYIVYMGTHSHGLNPSSDDLERATNSHHNLLGSYLGSEEKAKDAIFYSYNKYINGFAAILDEAEAAEIQKHPDVVSIFLSKGVKLHTTRSWEFLRLEGNDEVVASQSIWTKARFGEDVIIGNLDGGVWPESKSFSEYEGIGPIPSKWRGSCQPVIDDKIHCNRKLIGAKYFNKGYLAYLKTVNASTLNKNFFTSRDDYNGHGTHTLSTAGGSFVPGANIFGNANGTAKGGSPKARVAAYKVCWTPINGIPCVDADIMAGFDEAISDGVDVLSISLGGAPQEFFEDAISIGGFHAIMNNIVVVVSAGNNGPDPETVSKVSPWLLTVAASTIDRDFNSYVTLGNKKQLKGSSLSSSSLPSKKFYPLISGSKAAKVDPLSAQKCLPKSLDPKKVKGKILICYVGDGSSPLEKGHQAFIAGAVGVVLINDILLNDNDPDPHLLPSSHLNGTQGKFVYEYLNSTRNPKAYITRTKTEVEVKPSPIMASFSSRGPNVIEPALLKPDVTAPGVNILAAFPEAFGPSDQLPFDKRRVQFNIMSGTSMACPHVSGIVGLLKTLHPNWSPAIIHSAIMTTARIQDSNKGPLLDWNRKKATPFQYGSGHIQPNRAMDPGLVYDTTIDDYLNFLCAHGYDETMLKTFTKKPYKCPTSFNIANFNYPSIVITNLSSPSVIVTRIIKNVGAPGTYKAYVRAPIGVSIYVKPTSLTFGKIGEEKKFEIILKPKVAKKTEDYVFGQLKWSDGKHYVRSPIVVKY, encoded by the exons ATGATTTTGCCCAAAGGAGTGCTGCAGAAAATAAATGCTATTTGCCGAGCCTTTTTATGGAAAGCAAAGTCCAAGTTCTTGGGGCCTGGCTTGGTTGGTTGGGAAACACTCTGTAAATCAAAAAAGGAGGGTGGATTGGGATTTAGAAATGTCCTAGAGTGGAATAAAGAAGCGATAGGGAAATATATATGGGCTGTGGCAACAAAACAGGACAATCTTTGGATCAAGTGGGTTCACCATGTATACTTGGGTACAGCTGACTGGTGGAGTTATGAAGCTCCATCAGCAAGTAGCTGGTACTGGAAGCAAATTGTCAATGTCAAAAATAGCTTCAAACAGCTGGTGGATACTCAGGAATTTCAGTCTGAAGCATACCAGATAAAAAAAGGCTATCGATTTTTATGTCCAATACAGAGCAAGGTCATATGGCATCATCTGGTTTGGGATAACACAGCG CCATATATTGTTTACATGGGAACACATTCGCATGGTCTGAACCCTTCCTCAGATGATCTTGAAAGGGCcacaaattctcatcacaacCTTCTTGGATCATACTTAGGAAG TGAGGAAAAAGCCAAAGATGCCATCTTTTACtcgtataataaatatattaatggaTTTGCTGCAATTCTTGATGAGGCAGAAGCTGCAGAAATTCAAA AGCATCCAGATGTGGTATCAATTTTCTTGAGCAAAGGAGTGAAATTGCACACGACTCGTTCATGGGAATTTCTTAGATTGGAAGGAAATGACGAAGTCGTTGCTTCTCAATCTATTTGGACCAAAGCACGCTTTGGTGAAGATGTAATTATTGGAAATTTGGACGGTG GTGTTTGGCCTGAATCAAAAAGCTTTAGCGAGTATGAAGGGATTGGGCCTATTCCATCAAAGTGGCGTGGAAGTTGTCAACCAGTCATTGATGATAAAATCCATTGTAATAG GAAGCTGATAGGAGCAAAGTACTTTAATAAAGGTTATCTTGCATATCTAAAGACCGTCAACGCCTCTACACTCAACAAAAACTTTTTCACTAGTCGGGATGACTATAATGGGCATGGGACTCATACTCTTTCCACAGCTGGGGGAAGCTTTGTCCCTGGTGCAAATATATTTGGCAATGCAAACGGCACTGCAAAGGGTGGCTCTCCCAAAGCCCGCGTCGCCGCTTACAAAGTTTGTTGGACTCCAATCAATGGCATACCGTGCGTTGATGCTGACATTATGGCAGGATTTGACGAGGCAATAAGTGATGGTGTTGACGTGCTTTCCATCTCTCTTGGTGGTGCCCCTCAAGAATTTTTTGAGGACGCAATCTCAATTGGGGGTTTTCATGCTATTATGAATAATATTGTTGTGGTTGTCTCAGCTGGCAACAATGGACCTGATCCTGAGACTGTGAGTAAAGTGTCACCGTGGTTATTAACTGTGGCAGCTAGTACAATCGACCGTGACTTCAATAGTTATGTAACTCTTGGAAACAAGAAGCAACTTAag GGATCAAGCCTTTCCTCAAGTAGCTTGCCATCTAAAAAATTTTATCCGTTGATCAGCGGGTCAAAAGCTGCTAAAGTAGATCCTTTATCTGC TCAAAAATGTTTGCCGAAAAGCCTTGATCCAAAGAAAGTAAAGGGGAAGATCTTGATTTGTTATGTTGGGGATGGAAGTTCACCCCTTGAAAAGGGTCACCAAGCTTTTATTGCGGGTGCTGTAGGAGTGGTTCTAATTAATGATATCTTGCTTAATGACAATGATCCCGATCCTCATCTTCTTCCTTCATCTCATCTCAATGGCACTCAAGGAAAATTTGTATACGAGTATCTCAACAGTACTAG AAACCCTAAAGCTTACATAACTCGGACAAAAACTGAAGTAGAAGTAAAGCCATCCCCAATCATGGCTTCATTTTCATCCAGAGGACCTAATGTCATTGAGCCAGCTTTGCTCAAG CCGGATGTCACAGCACCAGGAGTGAATATTCTTGCAGCGTTTCCTGAAGCTTTCGGCCCAAGTGATCAACTACCATTTGATAAACGTCGGGTCCAATTTAACATAATGTCAGGAACTTCAATGGCATGTCCTCATGTTTCAGGGATTGTTGGTCTTCTCAAAACCCTTCACCCAAATTGGAGTCCTGCCATCATTCATTCGGCGATCATGACAACAG CTAGAATACAAGATAGCAACAAGGGACCACTGTTGGACTGGAATAGAAAAAAAGCAACACCTTTTCAATATGGTTCAGGCCATATCCAACCAAATCGAGCAATGGACCCTGGGCTTGTCTATGACACAACTATTGATGATTATTTAAACTTTTTATGTGCTCACGGCTATGATGAAACAATGCTGAAAACATTTACCAAGAAGCCATATAAATGCCCCACCTCATTCAATATAGCCAACTTCAACTACCCTTCGATTGTGATTACCAATCTTAGTTCACCGTCTGTGATAGTTactagaataattaagaatgttgGTGCCCCAGGCACTTACAAGGCTTATGTAAGGGCCCCAATTGGAGTTTCTATATATGTTAAACCTACCAGCTTGACTTTTGGCAAAATTGGTGAGGAAAAGAAATTTGAGATTATTTTGAAGCCAAAGGTTGCCAAGAAGACTGAAGACTATGTGTTTGGACAACTTAAATGGTCAGATGGGAAACACTATGTCCGGAGTCCTATAGTAGTCAAGTACTAG
- the LOC133786148 gene encoding uncharacterized protein LOC133786148 yields the protein MALGRRTTRSTTQSQQVEPVIDLLAPPSQVVRTTRSSIENQQVEPVIDPPAPPTQVIRTTRSSLENQQVCHTTRSMALSQRPRTTTQSNVEREHPQGSTHPTVQGEQVNVTTHFDTEDDNQSSQVPYGQTSSFKPRGVTRGLTTTTIAKASSTGKLSVTFNAECRQPICTNAEKFNNEIGFNIRNHGTFHYKEWRMVPEDVRAPLRHYLLEHFDINLNDETTKKCIDEQMRKAWKGHKYKLHLYFK from the exons ATGGCACTTGGTCGTCGCACCACTCGATCTACTACTCAAAGTCAACAAGTTGAACCAGTCATTGATCTTCTTGCTCCACCTTCACAAGTTGTTCGCACTACTCGGTCGAGTATAGAGAATCAACAAGTTGAACCAGTCATTGATCCTCCTGCTCCACCTACACAGGTAATTCGCACTACTCGGTCGAGTTTAGAGAATCAACAAGTTTGTCACACCACTCGATCTATGGCACTAAGTCAACGACCTAGAACCACCACACAATCTAATGTAGAGAGAGAACACCCTCAAGGCTCCACACACCCTACTGTACAGGGTGAACAAGTCAATGTGACGACCCATTTTGATACCGAAGATGATAATCAATCTTCCCAAGTTCCATATG GACAAACATCTTCCTTTAAGCCACGTGGAGTTACTCGCGGCTTGACAACTACAACTATAGCTAAGGCATCATCAACTGGAAAGTTGTCAGTGACTTTTAATGCGGAGTGTCGTCAACCAATTTGTACTAATGCTGAGAAATTTAATAATGAGATTGGATTCAATATTCGGAATCATGGTACATTTCATTATAAAGAGTGGAGAATGGTCCCTGAAGATGTGAGAGCTCCATTGCGACACTATCTTTTG gaACATTTTGACATCAACTTGAATGATGAGACAACTAAAAAATGCATTGATGAGCAAATGAGAAAAGCTTGGAAGGGTCATAAGTACAAGCTGCActtatatttcaaataa
- the LOC133786147 gene encoding uncharacterized protein LOC133786147, producing MDRHWINIPNKLSAEYAAGMNEFISVARHSMASNGMVLCPCCRCVNKKSQYMHVIKVHLITHGFLSTYTRWYHHGEQAEEVEDEGLFDTEDNVEDSDQRDDLAAGLHDAIGSKYFDIGPTSDFNDESPLNVDDKYDALFESLHKPLYNNCKGFSVLSVMVKLMNLKVLNKWTDKSFDGLLECLREILPEGNQCPGNYYQTRKLLCEVGLGYEQIDVCQYDCALFYGENANAVSCPVRKNEAGILRHPADGDAWKHFNNVYLDFAADSRSVRMGLASDGFNPLSNMTSTYSPKSPGKDYDVFLKPLIEDLKELWDGVNAYDLVNMVNAYTRSRRITDKQCFMGHRCYLKRNHSWRKSKEYDGSTELRCPPRTFTGDDILKQLEEIPIHTPGKAPSNSSRKRKRGEKELNWCKRSVLFELSYWSKLLLRHNLDVMHIEKNVCDNIIGTLLDIEGKSKDNLKARKDLQNINIREELWLKKDPSNNKLEKPYANYTLTREECKDFCKFIQSVRLPDGYASNISRCATDNDKLRGMKTHDWHVLLHKILPAALLPFLTDNIRGTLIELCQFFQKICAKTLQISDIEQLRDGIVIILCKLEKIFPPSFFTKMVHLCVHLPDQVLLGGPVASRWMFGTERHMGLYKKYVRNMSRPDGSIAEAFVVDDAVTFLSRYVSNIETRFTRPERNWDIPSPNHKLDVFNSNVRPFGASTIKLLQNWRKVVQWYILNNSVDDIQDFIDCWKKKVFQIQKLPYSTKNNFLLGLRIKCLKCEFKNHLLPMMICTIYLKVHLNGTTPTKVLSFVLDRKVFLFRCKWYNSNPKGRSIVVDHNLTSINTSTDWYSNEPFILATQAQQVFYLLDMKRGSNWRIVQKVNHRSIYDIPEIMEEAVNNDVFQEEESFQFPPFQPTEYFIESSSLVRLDVPSVTLSDQLVVDLFLNQNQNVDKDSDLDEDFDEGNIFCNNETFLSSDDTKSSTES from the exons ATGGATCGTCATTGGATAAATATTCCAAATAAACTTTCAGCAGAATATGCTGCTGGAATGAATGAATTCATTAGTGTTGCAAGACACTCCATGGCCTCTAATGGGATGGTTCTATGCCCTTGTTGTCGATGCGTGAATAAGAAATCACAATACATGCATGTGATAAAGGTGCACTTGATCACTCATGGATTTCTTAGTACTTACACAAGGTGGTATCACCATGGTGAGCAAGCAGAGGAAGTAGAAGATGAAGGATTATTCGATACCGAGGATAATGTTGAAGATTCAGATCAACGTGATGATTTGGCGGCAGGTCTTCATGATGCTATTGGTAGTAAGTATTTTGACATTGGTCCAACTAGTGACTTCAATGATGAATCTCCACTTAATGTGGATGACAAGTATGATGCATTGTTTGAGTCACTTCATAAGCCTTTGTACAATAATTGTAAAGGTTTCTCTGTCTTAAGCGTGATGGTGAAGTTGATGAATCTCAAAGTTCTTAACAAATGGACAGATAAATCATTCGACGGTCTTTTGGAGTGTTTGAGAGAGATATTGCCCGAGGGTAATCAGTGCCCAGGGAATTATTACCAGACGAGGAAGCTTCTTTGTGAGGTGGGCTTAGGCTATGAGCAAATTGATGTTTGTCAATACGATTGTGCATTGTTTTATGGTGAGAATGCAAATGCAGTGTCATGTCCT GTACGGAAAAATGAAGCTGGGATTTTACGTCATCCTGCTGATGGGGATGCTTGGAAGCATTTCaacaatgtttatcttgattttgCAGCTGATTCCAGGAGTGTACGAATGGGGTTGGCGTCAGATGGGTTTAACCCTTTGTCTAATATGACATCAACCTATA GTCCTAAATCTCCTGGAAAAGATTATGATGTGTTCTTGAAGCCATTAATTGAAGATCTTAAAGAGTTATGGGATGGAGTCAATGCATATGATTTGGTCAATATGGTCAATGCAT ATACAAGATCTAGAAGAATTACTGACAAACAATGTTTCATGGGACATCGATGTTATTTGAAAAGAAACCATTCTTGGAGAAAAAGTAAAGAATATGATGGATCTACTGAATTACGTTGCCCTCCTAGAACTTTTACTGGTGATGACATTTTAAAGCAATTGGAAGAAATTCCTATTCATACCCCTGGTAAAGCACCAAGTAATTCTTCTAGAAAACGTAAGCGTGGAGAGAAAGAGCTGAATTGGTGTAAAAGAAGTGTTTTGTTTGAATTGTCATACTGGTCAAAGCTCTTGCTGCGTCACAATCTTGATGTGATGcatatagagaaaaatgtatgtgataacATTATTGGAACACTTTTAGACATTGAAGGTAAATCGAAAGACAATTTAAAAGCTCGTAAGGATTTGCAAAATATTAATATTCGTGAAGAGCTTTGGCTGAAGAAGGACCCTTCTAATAACAAGCTTGAAAAACCTTATGCTAATTACACTTTGACGAGAGAAGAATGCAAAGATTTTTGTAAATTCATTCAAAGTGTTAGATTACCAGATGGATATGCTTCGAATATTAGTCGATGTGCAACAGATAATGACAAACTAAGAGGAATGAAAACTCATGATTGGCATGTTTTACTTCATAAGATATTACCAGCTGCATTACTTCCTTTTCTGACAGACAACATTCGTGGTACTTTGATTGAACTCTGCCAATTCTTTCAAAAAATTTGTGCAAAAACATTACAAATTTCTGACATAGAACAATTGAGAGATGGAATTGTAataattttgtgcaagttggaaaAGATATTCCCCCCATCATTTTTTACCAAAATGGTTCATCTCTGTGTTCACCTACCCGATCAAGTGTTATTAGGTGGTCCAGTTGCTTCGAGATGGATGTTTGGGACAGAACGCCATATGGGTTTGTACAAGAAATATGTGAGAAACATGTCTCGGCCTGATGGTTCAATAGCGGAAGCTTTTGTTGTAGATGATGCTGTAACTTTCTTGTCAAGATATGTTTCTAACATAGAGACAAGATTCACAAGACCCGAGCGTAATTGGGATATACCTTCTCCAAATCATAAGTTAGATGTTTTCAACTCCAATGTTCGTCCATTTGGGGCATCTACTATCAAATTGCTTCAAAATTGGAGAAAAGTCGTTCAATGGTATATATTGAACAATTCTGTAGATGATATCCAAGATTTTATCGA TTGTTGGAAGAAAAAGGTCTTTCAGATTCAGAAGTTGCCTTATAGCACAAAGAACAATTTCCTTCTTGGTTTAAGAATAAA GTGTCTCAAATGTGAGTTCAAAAATCACCTCTTGCCAATGATGATTTGTACtatttatctcaaggtccacttGAACGGCACAACACCTACCAAAGTT TTGTCATTCGTTTTAGATCGGAAGGTGTTCTTATTTCGTTGTAAGTGGTATAACTCCAATCCAAAAGGTAGATCAATTGTTGTGGATCATAATTTGACTTCCATCAATACATCTACTGATTGGTATTCTAATGAACCATTTATCTTGGCAACTCAAGCACAACAAGTTTTCTATTTGCTTGATATGAAGCGTGGTTCAAATTGGCGGATTGTTCAAAAAGTAAATCATCGATCTATTTATGACATTCCTGAAATTATGGAAGAGGCAGTAAATAATGATGTGTTTCAAGAAGAAGAATCATTTCAATTTCCACCTTTTCAACCAACTGAGTATTTCATTGAAAGTTCATCTTTAGTTCGATTAGATGTTCCTTCTGTAACTCTTTCAGACCAACTTGTTGTTGATTTATTTTTAAACCAAAATCAAAATGTTGACAAGGATAGTGACTTAGATGAAGATTTTGATGAAGGAAATATATTCTGTAATAATGAAACATTTCTCTCAAGTGATGACACTAAAAGTTCTACAGAATCATAA